Proteins found in one Planctomycetes bacterium MalM25 genomic segment:
- the mexB gene encoding Multidrug resistance protein MexB: MSTNPTDDDRAADGSTEPSAPPSFLGRQTWGLPHYLWIALAVTFALCFIPRGVRFALASNTNKAEDWLPASYAESADLQWFRDHFAGEAFVLISWEGCTLGAPQKLQELQAELAAVTDEEGGWAWYKRILSGPDAIEQLTTGPAGLSNAAALARLEGALVGPVQTDEAGQSLGDGSRTTCLLAYLDDKLTENNLLMRRAVERVRDLAVDECNVPRAAIHMGGPPVDNITIDVEGEKTLIRLAGLSGLVGIALAYACFRSLYLTGMVFWAAGASAGMSLALVYWFGGFEKLLLGLDQPRLGKADAILMSMPAVVYVLALSGAIHLVNYYRDERLAHGLWGAVERAVKVAWGPCLLAAITTAVGLGSLGASDILPIQKFGIFSAIGVLVAVLLLFSILPVFLHRFPPDQANLEGRRKIRPSWGPTWWRAFVLTAAARAGRLQASLGRLCGRLAHFVTRRHGITTCLCLAVMAAVAVGLTKTRTSVQLLGLLDDGCDLIVDYHWLEGNLGNLVPMEVILALDGDQLRSPEEPAVDPEAAPEDARYRMTMYERSQLVRRVQSSVESLDEISRALSAATFSADPQTGGSASVRGGVEYATSAKLEESRESLKDYLRKERDTESQPTGREVWRVSARVTALGEVDYGTFVEDLKARVEPELDAYRLRDKLVKQLAERGVELRGARVGVITDKNDPENPRLPVAGTDAARLVDLLKSSAGVSLTVYPVAKHEAEDADTQAKRRGQLAKFDALVALDEAVAERLASGEGEPLNIEVLKLDPPPAERLAATESMSVYTGVVPLVYKTQRELLTSLKESILWATGLIAIVMVFVLRSPLAGIASMIPNVFPIVMVFGALGWYGFKIDIGTMMTASVALGVAVDDTLHFVTWFSRGIRQGLDRRSATEQAYERCATAMTQTTLIGGLGLAVFAVSTFTPTQQFGSLMITMLATALVGDLILLPALLCGPLGRFFAPGAPALPPDGDPSGDGDAVPFVRTAQPTPVEPPPPAPSPEPVAAAPAEEPASPPEAVADPTPESASEEPLSPANAALRSKLQGFRRRSATDSSS; encoded by the coding sequence ATGTCGACCAATCCGACGGATGACGATCGGGCCGCCGACGGCTCCACCGAACCGTCGGCGCCACCGTCGTTTCTGGGGCGGCAAACCTGGGGGCTCCCTCACTACTTGTGGATCGCCCTGGCGGTCACGTTCGCCCTGTGCTTCATCCCGCGGGGCGTGCGGTTCGCGCTGGCGAGCAACACCAACAAGGCCGAGGACTGGCTGCCGGCCAGCTACGCCGAGTCGGCGGACCTGCAATGGTTCCGCGACCACTTCGCCGGCGAAGCGTTCGTGCTGATCAGCTGGGAGGGCTGCACGCTCGGTGCGCCGCAGAAGCTCCAAGAGCTGCAGGCCGAGCTGGCCGCGGTGACGGATGAAGAGGGGGGCTGGGCCTGGTACAAGCGGATCCTCAGCGGCCCCGACGCGATCGAGCAGCTCACGACCGGTCCGGCGGGGCTGTCGAACGCCGCCGCCCTCGCCCGCCTGGAGGGCGCTCTGGTCGGTCCGGTTCAGACCGACGAAGCGGGCCAGTCTTTGGGCGATGGTTCGCGGACGACTTGTCTGCTGGCGTACCTCGACGACAAGCTGACCGAGAACAACCTGCTGATGCGCCGCGCCGTCGAGCGCGTGCGCGACCTTGCCGTTGATGAGTGCAATGTGCCGCGCGCGGCAATCCACATGGGTGGGCCGCCCGTCGATAACATCACGATCGACGTCGAGGGGGAGAAGACGCTCATCCGGTTGGCTGGCTTGTCGGGCTTGGTCGGCATCGCGCTGGCCTACGCCTGCTTCCGCAGCCTCTACCTGACCGGCATGGTCTTCTGGGCCGCCGGGGCGAGCGCGGGCATGAGCCTGGCCCTGGTGTACTGGTTTGGTGGCTTCGAGAAGCTGCTGCTGGGTCTCGACCAGCCGCGCCTCGGCAAGGCGGACGCGATCCTCATGTCGATGCCGGCGGTGGTTTACGTGTTGGCGTTGTCCGGCGCGATCCACCTGGTGAACTACTACCGCGACGAGCGCCTCGCCCACGGGCTGTGGGGCGCCGTCGAGCGCGCCGTGAAGGTCGCATGGGGGCCCTGCCTGCTGGCGGCCATCACGACGGCCGTCGGGCTTGGCTCCCTCGGCGCTAGCGACATCCTCCCGATCCAGAAGTTCGGCATCTTCTCGGCGATCGGCGTGTTGGTCGCCGTCCTGCTCCTGTTCAGCATCCTGCCGGTCTTCCTGCACCGGTTTCCTCCCGACCAAGCCAACCTCGAAGGCCGCCGGAAGATTCGGCCGAGCTGGGGACCGACCTGGTGGAGGGCGTTTGTGCTCACCGCCGCCGCCCGAGCCGGCCGCCTCCAGGCATCGCTCGGCCGCTTGTGTGGTCGTCTGGCTCACTTCGTCACGCGGCGACACGGGATAACGACCTGCCTGTGCCTTGCCGTGATGGCGGCCGTGGCGGTGGGGCTGACCAAGACCCGCACCTCGGTGCAGTTGCTCGGGCTGCTCGATGACGGGTGCGACCTGATCGTCGATTACCACTGGCTCGAGGGGAACCTCGGCAACCTGGTGCCGATGGAGGTGATCCTCGCCCTGGATGGCGACCAGCTCCGCTCGCCCGAAGAGCCCGCGGTCGATCCCGAGGCGGCGCCCGAGGACGCTCGCTACCGGATGACCATGTACGAGCGCTCGCAGCTCGTGCGGCGGGTGCAGTCGTCGGTCGAATCGCTCGACGAGATCAGCCGCGCCCTCTCCGCGGCGACCTTCTCGGCCGACCCGCAGACGGGCGGCTCCGCCTCGGTGCGGGGGGGGGTCGAGTACGCGACCTCGGCCAAGCTCGAGGAGTCGCGCGAGAGCCTCAAGGACTACCTCCGCAAAGAACGCGACACCGAAAGCCAACCGACCGGCCGCGAGGTGTGGCGAGTCAGCGCCCGGGTAACCGCCTTGGGCGAGGTCGACTACGGCACGTTTGTTGAGGATCTCAAGGCGCGGGTCGAGCCGGAGTTGGACGCTTACCGTTTGCGTGACAAACTGGTCAAGCAGCTTGCGGAGCGGGGGGTCGAGCTTCGCGGGGCGCGGGTCGGGGTGATCACCGATAAGAACGACCCCGAGAACCCACGCTTGCCGGTCGCCGGCACCGATGCGGCTCGGCTGGTCGATCTGCTCAAGTCGTCCGCAGGTGTCTCGCTGACGGTCTACCCGGTCGCGAAGCACGAAGCCGAAGACGCCGACACCCAAGCCAAACGCCGCGGTCAGCTCGCCAAGTTCGACGCGCTGGTCGCTCTCGACGAAGCGGTTGCGGAAAGGCTGGCTTCCGGCGAAGGGGAGCCCTTGAACATCGAGGTTCTGAAGCTCGACCCCCCCCCCGCGGAGCGGCTCGCGGCGACCGAGTCGATGTCGGTCTACACGGGCGTTGTGCCGCTGGTCTACAAGACGCAGCGCGAGCTGCTCACGAGCCTCAAGGAGAGCATCCTGTGGGCGACCGGGCTGATCGCCATCGTGATGGTCTTCGTGCTCCGCAGCCCGCTGGCGGGGATCGCGTCGATGATCCCGAACGTCTTCCCGATCGTGATGGTGTTCGGCGCGCTCGGCTGGTACGGCTTCAAGATCGACATCGGCACGATGATGACCGCGAGCGTCGCGCTCGGCGTGGCGGTCGACGACACGCTGCACTTCGTCACTTGGTTCAGTCGCGGCATCCGCCAGGGCCTCGATCGCCGCTCCGCCACGGAGCAGGCGTACGAGCGGTGCGCCACGGCGATGACGCAGACGACCCTGATCGGCGGGCTCGGCCTGGCGGTCTTCGCCGTCAGCACCTTCACGCCGACACAGCAGTTCGGCAGCCTGATGATCACGATGCTCGCCACGGCGTTGGTGGGCGACCTGATCCTGCTGCCCGCGTTGCTTTGCGGGCCGCTGGGTCGCTTCTTCGCCCCCGGCGCGCCGGCCCTGCCGCCCGACGGAGACCCGTCCGGCGATGGGGACGCCGTCCCTTTCGTGCGGACGGCTCAGCCCACGCCGGTTGAGCCGCCCCCGCCCGCCCCTTCGCCCGAGCCCGTAGCGGCCGCGCCCGCCGAGGAGCCCGCCAGCCCGCCCGAAGCGGTGGCGGATCCGACTCCCGAATCGGCCTCGGAGGAGCCCCTGTCGCCCGCGAACGCCGCCCTGAGGTCGAAGCTGCAGGGCTTCCGGCGGCGATCCGCGACCGATTCTTCTTCCTGA
- a CDS encoding putative CtpA-like serine protease, producing MSRRNLSVLFAALAIGLLCYSRADRNPYARYTSRAFELIDDLALEEPPDDELFAGAVRGMVGVLRQRGDVHSGYLEPTSAEPLRAEMRQEFGGVGVRVGLEGDPPRVTVVEPPQPGTPAYASPIRARDVILSIDGFDTEGADLATVVGHMRGPVGEPVEVAVRHADTTEESFRLVREVIRVPSVIGDRRTAEGGWLFPLEEEPRVALVRLTTFGNRTTEELERTLREAIDSGVEAVVLDVRLNAGGALDTAIGVTGLFLPEGAAIVSTRGRGGRVVDRFAATADGPFLDLPLAVLIDGDTASASEIVAAALQDHDRATVFGSRSFGKGTVQQLLSLEAGRSLLKLTAASYWRPSGVNIHRLPGTPDDEPWGVSPKSANAVSLTDEQRTAWFEWRRQRDLLAVEGAEPAEPPAPAPLEADTILTRAVEHLLEGMESAQGDAAP from the coding sequence ATGTCGCGACGCAATCTGTCGGTGCTGTTCGCCGCGCTCGCGATCGGGCTCCTGTGCTACTCCCGCGCGGATCGCAACCCGTACGCGCGCTACACGAGCCGGGCCTTCGAGCTGATCGACGACCTCGCGTTGGAAGAGCCGCCCGACGACGAGCTGTTCGCCGGCGCCGTGCGTGGCATGGTGGGCGTGCTGCGACAGCGGGGGGATGTCCATTCCGGTTACCTCGAACCGACCTCTGCCGAGCCCCTCCGCGCGGAGATGCGCCAGGAGTTCGGCGGCGTTGGCGTGCGGGTTGGTCTCGAGGGCGACCCGCCGCGGGTGACGGTCGTCGAACCCCCCCAGCCGGGCACGCCCGCGTACGCGTCGCCGATCCGTGCTCGGGACGTGATCCTCTCGATCGACGGCTTCGACACCGAGGGCGCCGACTTGGCGACCGTCGTCGGCCACATGCGGGGCCCGGTGGGCGAGCCGGTCGAGGTCGCCGTGCGCCACGCCGACACGACCGAAGAGTCCTTCCGCCTAGTGCGCGAGGTGATCCGCGTGCCGTCGGTCATCGGCGATCGCCGCACGGCGGAGGGCGGTTGGCTCTTCCCCCTGGAAGAGGAGCCGCGCGTCGCGCTGGTGCGTCTCACCACGTTCGGCAATCGCACGACCGAGGAATTGGAGCGGACGCTCCGAGAGGCGATCGACTCCGGCGTCGAGGCGGTGGTCCTCGACGTGCGTCTCAACGCGGGCGGCGCTCTCGACACGGCGATCGGGGTGACCGGCCTGTTCCTCCCCGAAGGGGCGGCGATCGTCTCCACCCGCGGGCGCGGCGGGCGCGTGGTCGATCGCTTCGCGGCCACCGCCGACGGGCCCTTCCTCGATCTGCCCCTCGCGGTGTTGATCGACGGCGACACGGCGAGCGCCAGCGAGATCGTCGCCGCCGCGTTGCAGGACCACGACCGGGCGACCGTCTTCGGGTCGCGTTCGTTCGGCAAAGGGACCGTGCAGCAGCTCCTCTCGCTCGAAGCGGGTCGCAGCCTGCTGAAACTGACGGCTGCCAGCTACTGGCGCCCCAGCGGCGTGAACATCCACCGCCTGCCCGGCACACCCGACGACGAGCCCTGGGGCGTGTCGCCGAAGTCGGCGAACGCGGTCTCGCTAACGGACGAACAGCGGACCGCCTGGTTCGAGTGGCGGCGGCAACGCGACCTGCTCGCCGTGGAAGGAGCCGAACCGGCCGAGCCCCCCGCACCCGCCCCGCTGGAGGCTGACACGATCTTAACGCGGGCGGTTGAGCATCTGCTGGAAGGGATGGAATCCGCTCAGGGCGACGCGGCCCCGTAG